One part of the Aricia agestis chromosome Z, ilAriAges1.1, whole genome shotgun sequence genome encodes these proteins:
- the LOC121739251 gene encoding ATP-dependent DNA helicase Q4: MDVIESIKRDKAYLKCKQIVKSWENDFKNKHSRTPSKFDIKEAPSKIKYAYKKYFHLKSAALESSLSICDLEEDCIGSPEPAQNFEIPFDIAQTPGEEIAIPELPSASQLDKLLSASKSQKKVESASPFTENLSKKLFHNRKFSIRNPRKLTVNKEKSFSNNSLVVSKNNIDSDFSSQIDNDNSTIISAKLDADILFKHNDDKHINLCDRDLCGKSLDSDDSKLLPVKPYFSSNSKFDDLSNTPTRHIDSKWIERATGSVNESVCIDNKIDNATQSFGLGNVTLLKTVEKIEDFVENSDSEDDIVLSKLKPALKKRKVDKPIGASDDRHLGTDTISKDIQISKGKGSKKSKVSPKQKPKQSKKSKEIKDDISNYAPPDITEFIPFGLKENVTPRHENIADILKTVKTLTTNTEQLSCDKEYSRLEDKIKNGTLNENFVKINIEKKVFVRGKKNLNYSKYKKKLWKDKKALHGGMEFPEGGKITCFKCSSDGHMARYCTAQKENALLPLDNYQENTLPTLEDMQAIVNKETDNTLTVEQLQVVVHQTSKVPDNVLKLLAEAPSSDNIKPIYDLAHQDNSELYEALSKFNHTAFRPGQEHAIKRILCGMSTLLILSTGGGKSLCYQLPAYIYSQHYKCVTLVISPLVSLMEDQVLNMPEFLKAGCLHTNQQPTQRRKIIECLKNGEINILLISPEALIAGDTSNGFTGLFKSLPPIAFACIDEAHCVSQWSHNFRPSYLMICRVLREKLNVKCILGLTATASQPAIKSIIDHINVPDGLNGVLTNPTLPDNLYLSMSFEKDKDKALVSLLTTEKISMFNSIIVYCIRRNECERVAAIVRSCLSQPGKVSMEKQNNKRKRMSYIAEAYHAGMSAAQRKKIQKHFMDGTLKIIVATVAFGMGINKSDIRCIIHYNMPPSFESYVQEVGRAGRDGHPAFCHVFLNNSSCDKDELLKHIYANSIDRPVIRKLIQKVFIPCKCKSDKVAEKNRCNGHEVGIPIDETVEELDLPSENIATLLCYVELHHKHYIKVLNNAYVTCKISSYGGPQKLHEAAKSCPPLAMAYLIEGKRNPDVMKNSLLEFNIIEVAAAVGWDSGMAKYHLKNLEWTSTGGVPQRSHLKVEFNTLGFRIKAPGDLSAAELDSMLDDLHANVILQEKVMLYQLEEITKSFTKLCKKPCDYIDFSEENVKQESDELKNVINSYFQRESYFPENVAIQERPLDVERVTADVRALIVMYKDCKFTGRSVARIFQGISSPNYPALVWGKCRFWRSHLNEDFYGIVKIATQQIIQMK; this comes from the coding sequence ATGGATGTTATAGAATCAATAAAAAGGGATAAAGCTTAtctaaaatgtaaacaaattgtgaaAAGTTGGGAAAACGATTTCAAAAATAAACACTCCAGAACACCATCTAAGTTTGATATCAaagaagcaccatcaaaaattaaatacgcctataagaaatattttcatCTTAAAAGTGCTGCACTAGAAAGTTCGTTATCAATCTGTGACTTAGAAGAAGATTGTATTGGTTCTCCCGAACCCGCACAAAATTTTGAAATCCCTTTCGATATTGCACAAACTCCAGGAGAGGAAATAGCAATACCGGAACTGCCAAGTGCTAGCCAGCTGGATAAGTTACTTTCTGCTTCTAAATCTCAGAAGAAAGTAGAATCTGCCAGTCCTTTCACTGAAAATTTATCGAAAAAGCTGTTTCATAACCGAAAGTTTTCTATTCGGAACCCTAGAAAATTAACAGTTAATAAAGAAAAATCTTTTTCTAATAATAGTCTAGTTGTATCAAAGAACAATATAGACAGTGATTTTTCCTCACAAATAGATAATGATAATAGCACAATAATTTCTGCTAAGCTAGATgctgatattttatttaagcaTAATGATGACAAACACATAAATTTGTGTGATCGTGATTTATGTGGTAAAAGTTTGGATAGTGATGACAGTAAACTATTACCTGTGAAACCTTATTTTTCAAGTAATTCAAAATTTGATGACCTATCTAATACACCTACAAGACACATAGATTCAAAATGGATTGAGCGGGCTACAGGTAGTGTTAACGAAAGTGTCTGTATTGATAACAAAATTGATAATGCAACACAATCATTTGGATTAGGTAATGTAACTTTACTGAAAACTGTCGAAAAAATAGAGGATTTTGTAGAAAACAGTGATTCAGAAGATGatattgtattaagtaagtTAAAACCTGCTTTAAAAAAACGCAAGGTGGACAAACCTATTGGTGCAAGTGATGACAGACATTTAGGTACAGATACAATTAGTAAGGACATACAAATAAGCAAGGGAAAAGGTTCTAAAAAATCAAAAGTAAGCCCTAAACAAAAACCAAAACAGTCCAAGAAATCCAAAGAAATAAAAGATGATATTTCCAATTATGCACCTCCTGATATAACAGAATTTATACCTTTTGGTCTAAAAGAAAATGTAACTCCACGGCATGAAAACATTGCAGATATATTGAAAACTGTAAAAACATTGACCACAAACACAGAACAGCTATCATGTGATAAGGAATATAGTAGATTAGAAGATAAAATCAAGAATGGTACactaaatgaaaattttgtcaaaataaacattgagaaaaaagtttttgtaaGGGGAAAgaaaaatttgaattattcaaaatataaaaagaaattgTGGAAAGATAAAAAAGCACTTCATGGTGGGATGGAATTTCCAGAGGGTGGAAAAATTACTTGCTTTAAATGTAGTTCTGATGGACACATGGCAAGGTATTGTACTGCTCAAAAAGAAAATGCACTTCTTCCTTTAGATAATTATCAGGAAAATACACTACCAACCCTGGAAGATATGCAAGCAATTGTTAACAAAGAAACAGATAATACTCTTACTGTTGAACAACTCCAAGTAGTTGTGCATCAAACAAGCAAGGTGCCAGACAATGTTTTGAAGCTATTAGCTGAGGCTCCAAGCAGTGACAATATAAAACCAATATATGACCTAGCTCATCAAGATAACTCCGAGTTGTATGAAGCTCTCAGTAAATTTAATCACACTGCATTCCGTCCAGGTCAAGAACATGCAATTAAAAGGATTTTGTGTGGCATGTCTACATTGCTTATACTGTCCACAGGAGGTGGTAAATCTTTGTGTTATCAGCTGCCTGCTTATATTTATAGTCaacattataaatgtgtaacATTAGTTATATCACCCCTTGTTTCCTTGATGGAAGACCAAGTTTTAAATATGCCAGAGTTTCTTAAAGCTGGATGCCTACATACTAATCAACAACCTACACAGAGGCGCAAGATTATAGAATGTTTAAAGAATGGAGAAATTAATATTCTTTTGATTTCACCAGAGGCTTTGATTGCTGGTGACACATCAAATGGATTTACTGGGTTGTTTAAGTCACTTCCCCCAATTGCATTTGCTTGTATTGATGAAGCACACTGTGTTTCACAATGGAGTCATAACTTCAGACCTAGTTATCTAATGATCTGTAGAGTATTAAGAGAAAAATTAAATGTTAAATGTATCCTTGGTCTTACTGCTACGGCAAGTCAACCTGCTATTAAAAGTATAATAGACCATATTAATGTGCCCGATGGCTTAAATGGAGTTCTTACTAATCCAACTTTACCAGACAACCTATACTTATCAATGTCTTTTGAAAAAGACAAGGACAAAGCTTTAGTATCTTTACTTACTACAGAAAAAATAAGCATGTTTAACTCTATAATAGTGTATTGTATCAGAAGAAATGAATGTGAAAGAGTTGCAGCAATAGTGAGGTCATGTCTATCCCAACCAGGAAAAGTGAGTATGGAGAAACAAAACAACAAGCgcaagagaatgtcatatattGCGGAAGCTTATCATGCTGGTATGTCTGCTGCTCAaaggaaaaaaattcaaaaacattttatggATGGAACCCTCAAAATAATAGTAGCGACAGTTGCATTTGGTATGGGTATAAACAAATCAGATATAAGATGTATAATACATTACAACATGCCACCTAGTTTTGAATCATATGTGCAAGAGGTTGGAAGAGCTGGTAGGGATGGGCATCCTGCATTTTGCCATGTTTTCCTAAACAATAGCAGCTGTGACAAAGATGAACTGCTCAAACACATCTATGCTAACTCTATTGATAGACCTGTGATAAGAAAGCTTATACAAAAGGTATTCATACCATGTAAATGCAAATCTGATAAAGTTGCTGAAAAAAATAGATGTAATGGTCATGAGGTGGGAATTCCTATTGACGAAACAGTGGAAGAATTAGATTTACCATCTGAAAATATTGCAACCTTACTTTGTTATGTTGAACTTCACCACAAGCATTACATCAAAGTACTTAATAATGCATATGTGACATGTAAAATTTCATCTTATGGTGGACCACAAAAGTTACATGAGGCTGCTAAATCTTGTCCTCCTCTTGCAATGGCATATCTGATAGAGGGTAAGAGAAATCCCGATGTTATGAAAAATAGtttattagaatttaatattattgaagTTGCAGCTGCTGTAGGTTGGGACAGTGGGATGGCtaaatatcatttaaaaaatttagaATGGACATCAACTGGTGGAGTGCCCCAAAGATCACATTTAAAAGTTGAGTTTAACACACTTGGATTTAGGATTAAAGCACCTGGAGATTTGTCTGCAGCAGAACTTGACTCGATGTTAGATGACCTGCATGCTAATGTTATTTTACAAGAGAAGGTTATGTTATACCAATTAGAAGAAATAACCAAGTCTTTTACAAAACTTTGCAAAAAACCTTGCGACTACATTGACTTCTCAGAAGAGAATGTGAAACAAGAATCTGATgagttaaaaaatgtaataaacagCTATTTTCAAAGAGAAAGTTACTTCCCTGAAAATGTTGCTATACAAGAAAGGCCATTGGATGTTGAAAGAGTTACTGCAGATGTAAGAGCTCTGATCGTTATGTATAAGGATTGTAAGTTTACAGGACGCAGTGTTGCCAGAATATTTCAGGGAATCTCGTCACCAAATTATCCAGCATTAGTTTGGGGCAAATGTAGGTTTTGGAGATCTCATTTGAATGAAGATTTTTATGGCATAGTAAAAATTGCTACACAGCAAATTAtacaaatgaaataa
- the LOC121739254 gene encoding cAMP-dependent protein kinase type I regulatory subunit isoform X2, whose amino-acid sequence MGEQVKAAAAAAALSEGEADGELSPLPVPGGQLPRRRGGISAEPVTEEDATSYVKKVVPKDYKTMGALSRAIASNVLFTHLDESERADMFDAMFPVQCLQGETVIRQGDEGDNFYIVDSGEVEVLVNGEVVTSIGEGGSFGELALIYGTPRAATVRARTPLKLWGLDRDSYRRILMGSTIRKRRMYDEFLSRVSILESLEKWERLTVADALEPVSFNDGETIVRQGEPGDDFYIIVEGTAVVLQQRGGGSSAEAGEGGAGEEVGRLGPSDYFGEIALLLDRPRAATVRAAGPLKCVKLDRARFERVLGLCADILKRNIAQYNSFVSLSV is encoded by the exons ATGGGG GAACAAGTAAAAGCCGCGGCGGCTGCGGCCGCACTTTCCGAGGGGGAAGCAGATGGAGAGCTCTCACCTCTGCCAGTGCCCGGGGGCCAGCTGCCACGACGACGGGGTGGCATCAGCGCTGAGCCCGTCACAGAGGAAGATGCTACCAGCTACGTCAAAAAG GTTGTGCCAAAAGATTACAAAACGATGGGGGCGCTGTCGCGGGCGATCGCGTCCAACGTGCTATTCACACACTTGGACGAGTCGGAGCGGGCGGACATGTTCGACGCCATGTTCCCCGTGCAGTGTCTCCAGGGCGAGACCGTCATACGGCAGGGCGACGAGGGCGACAATTTTTACATCGTTGACTCGGGTGAGGTCGAG GTTCTTGTGAATGGCGAAGTGGTGACGAGTATAGGCGAAGGTGGAAGTTTCGGCGAGCTGGCGCTCATATACGGCACGCCCAGAGCGGCGACGGTCAGGGCCCGTACTCCGTTGAAACTGTGGGGGCTAGATCGAGACTCCTACAGACGAATACTGATGGGCTCCACTATAAGGAAACGACGAATGTACGACGAGTTCCTATCGCGAGTGTCTATTCTGG AAAGCTTAGAAAAGTGGGAGCGGCTTACTGTGGCGGATGCATTGGAACCCGTGTCTTTTAACGATGGCGAGACTATAGTCAGACAAGGCGAGCCTGGAGATGACTTCTATATTATAGTTGAAG GTACAGCGGTAGTTCTTCAGCAGCGGGGGGGCGGTTCGAGCGCGGAGGCGGGCGAGGGCGGCGCGGGAGAGGAGGTGGGTCGCCTCGGGCCGTCGGACTACTTTGGCGAGATAGCCCTGCTACTGGATCGCCCGCGCGCTGCCACCGTCCGCGCCGCCGGACCGCTCAAGTGCGTCAAGTTGGATCGCgccag GTTTGAAAGAGTACTAGGTCTCTGCGCAGACATTTTGAAACGGAACATTGCACAATACAACAGCTTCGTCTCCCTGTCCGTGTAA
- the LOC121739254 gene encoding cAMP-dependent protein kinase type I regulatory subunit isoform X1, with product MDSIEEEQCLHQCENYIQSHNIQILLKDCIVQLCLNKPENPVSFLRQYFQKLEREQVKAAAAAAALSEGEADGELSPLPVPGGQLPRRRGGISAEPVTEEDATSYVKKVVPKDYKTMGALSRAIASNVLFTHLDESERADMFDAMFPVQCLQGETVIRQGDEGDNFYIVDSGEVEVLVNGEVVTSIGEGGSFGELALIYGTPRAATVRARTPLKLWGLDRDSYRRILMGSTIRKRRMYDEFLSRVSILESLEKWERLTVADALEPVSFNDGETIVRQGEPGDDFYIIVEGTAVVLQQRGGGSSAEAGEGGAGEEVGRLGPSDYFGEIALLLDRPRAATVRAAGPLKCVKLDRARFERVLGLCADILKRNIAQYNSFVSLSV from the exons ATGGACTCAATCGAAGAAGAACAGTGTTTACATCAATgtgaaaattatattcaaagtcataatattcaaatattgtTAAAGGATTGTATTGTTCAGCTTTGCCTCAATAAACCTGAAAACCCTGTTTCATTTTTGCGTCAATATTTCCAAAAATTGGAAAGA GAACAAGTAAAAGCCGCGGCGGCTGCGGCCGCACTTTCCGAGGGGGAAGCAGATGGAGAGCTCTCACCTCTGCCAGTGCCCGGGGGCCAGCTGCCACGACGACGGGGTGGCATCAGCGCTGAGCCCGTCACAGAGGAAGATGCTACCAGCTACGTCAAAAAG GTTGTGCCAAAAGATTACAAAACGATGGGGGCGCTGTCGCGGGCGATCGCGTCCAACGTGCTATTCACACACTTGGACGAGTCGGAGCGGGCGGACATGTTCGACGCCATGTTCCCCGTGCAGTGTCTCCAGGGCGAGACCGTCATACGGCAGGGCGACGAGGGCGACAATTTTTACATCGTTGACTCGGGTGAGGTCGAG GTTCTTGTGAATGGCGAAGTGGTGACGAGTATAGGCGAAGGTGGAAGTTTCGGCGAGCTGGCGCTCATATACGGCACGCCCAGAGCGGCGACGGTCAGGGCCCGTACTCCGTTGAAACTGTGGGGGCTAGATCGAGACTCCTACAGACGAATACTGATGGGCTCCACTATAAGGAAACGACGAATGTACGACGAGTTCCTATCGCGAGTGTCTATTCTGG AAAGCTTAGAAAAGTGGGAGCGGCTTACTGTGGCGGATGCATTGGAACCCGTGTCTTTTAACGATGGCGAGACTATAGTCAGACAAGGCGAGCCTGGAGATGACTTCTATATTATAGTTGAAG GTACAGCGGTAGTTCTTCAGCAGCGGGGGGGCGGTTCGAGCGCGGAGGCGGGCGAGGGCGGCGCGGGAGAGGAGGTGGGTCGCCTCGGGCCGTCGGACTACTTTGGCGAGATAGCCCTGCTACTGGATCGCCCGCGCGCTGCCACCGTCCGCGCCGCCGGACCGCTCAAGTGCGTCAAGTTGGATCGCgccag GTTTGAAAGAGTACTAGGTCTCTGCGCAGACATTTTGAAACGGAACATTGCACAATACAACAGCTTCGTCTCCCTGTCCGTGTAA
- the LOC121739523 gene encoding uncharacterized protein LOC121739523 translates to MYIGISKDCYFLIQLIHKHTNIKIEHILLRLKKIRLNSTFLELEDNFGISLSYASKIFLSNIPILSSVLTKFIVALDKKNIKKNLPIAFRHNYYNVSCIIDCLEIDIQKPSKALYQALTWSDYKKGNTVKYLISCTPNGLVNYVSQGFGGRTSDVTIVENCSFINGLEPGTYILADRGFKHLEPLLHAKGMKLLRPPNVSAGAKLTKSEVRQTKIIASLRIHIDRVIRRLREFHMLKQHSVINTNMRRFLDHIIIIACALINLQDSLIK, encoded by the coding sequence ATGTATATTGGTATTTCCAAAGACTGTTATTTTTTGATTCAGTTAATTCATAAGCAcactaatataaaaattgaacaTATTTTACTTCGTTTAAAGAAAATTAGACTAAATAGCACATTTTTAGAATTAGAAGATAATTTTGGAATATCTCTATCATAtgcaagtaaaatatttttgtctaatATCCCAATATTAAGTAGTGTATTAACCAAATTTATTGTTGCTTtagacaaaaaaaacataaaaaagaatCTCCCAATTGCATTCAGGCACAATTATTACAATGTCAGTTGTATCATTGATTGTCTGGAAATCGATATACAGAAACCCTCCAAGGCTTTATATCAGGCATTAACATGGTCAGACTACAAAAAAGGGAATACTGTGAAGTATTTAATTTCATGTACACCTAATGGTTTAGTCAATTATGTATCACAAGGGTTCGGTGGCAGAACCAGTGATGTCACCATAGTAGAAAACTGTAGCTTTATAAATGGGTTAGAGCCAGGAACTTACATCTTGGCTGACAGAGGCTTTAAGCACCTTGAACCTTTACTTCATGCAAAAGGAATGAAATTATTAAGACCACCTAATGTAAGTGCTGGTGCAAAATTGACTAAATCTGAAGTTCGACAAACTAAAATCATTGCAAGCTTACGAATTCATATTGACAGAGTCATAAGACGATTAAGGGAATTTCACATGTTAAAGCAACATTCAGTTATAAATACAAATATGCGTCGTTTCCttgaccatattattattattgcttgtgCACTAATTAATTTGCAGGATTCTCTAATTAAATAA